One stretch of Prunus persica cultivar Lovell chromosome G1, Prunus_persica_NCBIv2, whole genome shotgun sequence DNA includes these proteins:
- the LOC18793741 gene encoding UPF0481 protein At3g47200, producing MENGIQNSTRDHISVVIVDGYIGLQALENTMRAKLCPDSSSWEAKSCIFRVPKVLKRHKPEAYEPDFVSIGPFHHGAGKQFQHMENVKQWYLNNLLSRRNNVSLKNLIDCVVPLEKSAREFYAEPLDHLSQNDLVEMMILDGCFVIELFRKYPSDEEHIDANDPIFNMDCMFQYLCHDLLLLENQLPWFVLQHLYDLTLDPNEPERSLTIVMLTVFTSQKPLYHSCDSYLGYVYEDKHDKNYETLHILDLIRTSIVFPFQDHIKEKERREKERKKKTFCRPKRRRNSNNNKLGTDMDSEFPPATALAQAGVKFRSVSAGSIMNIDFEKGVLRYIGYKRGTFKIPLLSIGELTDPLLRNLIAFEQCYYHHSHEITSYAFLMNKLVASSKDMEFLCEKRIIDNWLNAEDGANYFSRLCNDTVLKRFYYEELCVEVNMHYQIKWYRWLEKFNRDYFANPWSAISLIAAAILLALTVVQTVYAIRSK from the coding sequence ATGGAGAATGGTATACAGAATAGTACCAGGGACCATATTTCAGTTGTTATAGTAGACGGATATATTGGGCTCCAGGCATTGGAAAACACCATGAGAGCAAAGCTTTGCCCTGACTCATCCTCTTGGGAGGCCAAAAGCTGCATCTTCAGAGTTCCAAAGGTGCTCAAGAGACATAAACCAGAGGCATACGAACCTGATTTTGTCTCAATCGGTCCATTTCACCACGGAGCTGGTAAACAATTTCAGCACATGGAAAATGTGAAACAATGGTATTTGAATAATCTTTTGTCACGCAGGAATAATGTGAGCTTGAAAAACTTAATCGATTGCGTCGTTCCGCTGGAGAAATCGGCCCGCGAATTTTATGCTGAACCACTTGATCATCTAAGCCAAAATGACCTGGTAGAAATGATGATACTTGATGGCTGCTTTGTAATTGAACTGTTCCGGAAGTACCCTTCTGATGAGGAACATATTGACGCAAATGACCCCATCTTCAACATGGATTGCATGTTCCAATATCTCTGCCACGACCTgttgctgctagaaaatcagcTACCTTGGTTTGTTCTCCAGCATTTATATGACCTTACCCTCGACCCCAATGAACCTGAACGCTCCCTCACTATAGTCATGCTCACAGTCTTCACCTCACAAAAACCACTGTACCATAGCTGCGACTCCTATCTAGGGTATGTTTATGAGGACAAGCATGACAAAAATTACGAAACTTTGCACATACTCGATCTGATAAGAACTTCGATAGTTTTTCCGTTCCAAGatcacataaaagaaaaggagagaagagaaaaggagcgaaaaaagaaaactttctGCAGAccgaaaagaagaagaaatagcaataataataaattagggACAGATATGGACTCGGAGTTTCCTCCTGCAACTGCTCTAGCGCAGGCAGGCGTTAAATTTCGTAGCGTTTCTGCTGGCAGCATAATGAATATTGACTTTGAAAAGGGGGTCTTGCGTTATATTGGATACAAAAGGGGTACTTTTAAAATTCCACTTCTATCAATTGGGGAGTTGACAGATCCACTGTTGAGGAACCTCATTGCCTTTGAGCAATGCTACTATCACCATTCGCATGAAATAACGTCTTATGCATTCTTGATGAATAAACTCGTCGCTTCGAGCAAGGACATGGAGTTTCTTTGCGAGAAACGGATCATAGATAACTGGTTGAACGCTGAAGATGGCGCCAACTACTTTAGCAGGCTTTGCAATGACACCGTTCTGAAAAGGTTCTACTATGAGGAACTCTGCGTTGAAGTGAATATGCATTACCAGATTAAATGGTACAGGTGGCTTGAAAAGTTTAACCGCGACTATTTTGCAAACCCTTGGAGTGCGATTTCTCTCATTGCGGCTGCTATACTTCTGGCTCTCACTGTGGTGCAGACCGTGTACGCCATTCGCAGTAAGTAG